The following proteins are co-located in the Candidatus Paceibacterota bacterium genome:
- a CDS encoding redoxin family protein → MKRIRSLLLNRVTLHAVTAAVVACCCLAEAAETTTPARSLHFPPDRSLGMLYMLDETIQRKIKDYHHWIDGTDMKWEYLGEASGEVAVPAGKRVRLALGQTTGSNVAALSQLHPDALYDLRLDEDAAEACLPHVTSLTGLRVLRFPRSHTADGKMPFFSPRALKQLAALKSLELLEAPDQLTDAGLAALVEALPQLKRLHLARNQLTDAGLLALPRLAALEELSIGGGRISNSGLAVLAKQPRLHYLSLWGDFLNDGALLQVRKIASLKTFVPTESITDAGLAHLTGHAGLEVLDLCNTKVTDRGVEYLKSLPSLRAVNLRKRDFDRKNPPITDAATVHLKAIPSLEQVSLCADGLTDEGVINLSQLPRLKRLELPMPQWNDPKSYLSPYTEKSIKELARVRSLEELGLAGPGVTDAAMTHLAQLVNLRSLNLFGCPVSDEGLAKLTALKALEDLTMMGDSDVTIGGLNKLNSLDRLTNLRVHSLGQAGAPLQIGGLSQLEYLMIFTEKGSTFRDADLACLAGLKRLKWLQMGAGQGITDAGMAHLAGLTALDRLVFGGSGLTDRSLAVLANMPRLDLVTINGSFTDDGLRHLEGLKGLRHLTIRSAGNFSSAARQRLRSNLPNIYAFALDQDRAVGSTATASAHPKPGTLAPDFTVTTLDGANFTLSKQRGKVVLLHFWATWCTPCVKGLPAMKTFHDHIKRKYGDRVVLLDLAMDDSEPKLRNVVATHKLTTPQARIGQGSKLAASYGVTGAPDDLMIGPDGRILLNQESPEGPGDTERVIDQALGLAAKELKPATQAARPMAVRRPVVGRK, encoded by the coding sequence ATGAAACGAATCCGAAGCCTGCTGCTGAACCGAGTCACCCTCCACGCCGTCACCGCTGCGGTCGTCGCCTGCTGCTGCCTGGCCGAAGCCGCCGAGACCACGACACCTGCCCGCAGCCTCCACTTCCCGCCCGACCGCTCGCTGGGCATGCTCTACATGCTGGACGAGACCATCCAGCGCAAGATCAAGGACTACCACCACTGGATTGATGGCACCGACATGAAGTGGGAGTATCTGGGCGAAGCCTCGGGCGAAGTGGCGGTGCCGGCCGGCAAGCGAGTGCGGTTGGCGCTCGGGCAGACCACCGGCAGCAATGTGGCTGCGCTGTCGCAGCTACACCCGGACGCCTTGTACGACCTGCGCCTCGACGAAGACGCCGCTGAGGCCTGCCTGCCGCACGTGACATCGCTCACCGGGCTGAGAGTCCTGAGGTTTCCCAGGAGCCACACGGCGGACGGGAAGATGCCCTTCTTCAGCCCTCGCGCGTTGAAACAACTCGCCGCCCTGAAGTCGCTCGAACTGTTGGAGGCACCGGATCAGCTAACCGATGCCGGGCTGGCTGCGCTGGTGGAAGCGCTGCCACAGCTCAAGAGGCTCCATCTCGCGCGCAATCAACTCACCGACGCCGGGCTCCTGGCGCTGCCCAGACTAGCCGCGCTGGAGGAGCTAAGCATCGGCGGCGGCAGGATCAGCAACAGCGGACTGGCCGTGCTGGCGAAACAGCCGAGGCTCCACTATCTGAGCCTGTGGGGGGACTTCCTGAACGACGGCGCGCTGCTCCAGGTCAGGAAGATCGCATCGCTCAAGACCTTCGTGCCGACCGAGAGCATCACCGATGCCGGCCTCGCGCACCTGACCGGTCATGCCGGCCTGGAGGTGCTCGACCTGTGCAACACGAAGGTCACCGACCGCGGCGTGGAATACCTCAAGTCCTTGCCCTCGTTGCGGGCCGTGAACCTGCGAAAGCGCGACTTCGACCGCAAGAACCCGCCGATCACGGATGCGGCAACCGTCCACTTGAAGGCGATACCCTCGCTGGAACAGGTCAGCCTGTGCGCCGATGGCTTAACCGATGAGGGAGTGATCAACCTGTCCCAACTGCCCAGGCTCAAGCGTCTGGAACTGCCAATGCCCCAATGGAACGATCCAAAGAGCTACCTCAGCCCTTACACCGAGAAGAGCATCAAGGAGCTAGCCCGGGTGAGGTCACTGGAGGAGTTGGGCCTTGCAGGCCCGGGCGTGACAGATGCCGCCATGACCCACCTCGCGCAACTGGTGAACCTGCGGTCGCTGAATCTGTTCGGCTGCCCGGTTAGCGACGAGGGCCTGGCCAAGCTCACCGCGCTCAAAGCCCTGGAGGACCTGACCATGATGGGCGACTCGGACGTAACAATCGGGGGCCTGAACAAACTGAACTCCCTGGACCGCCTCACCAACCTGCGGGTTCACTCGCTCGGCCAGGCCGGCGCCCCGCTGCAGATCGGGGGGCTGAGTCAGCTCGAATACCTGATGATCTTCACGGAAAAGGGCTCGACCTTCCGTGATGCGGACCTCGCCTGCCTGGCCGGCCTCAAGCGGCTAAAATGGCTGCAGATGGGCGCAGGCCAGGGCATCACCGACGCCGGCATGGCCCACCTCGCCGGCCTCACCGCCCTCGACCGTCTCGTCTTCGGCGGCTCCGGTCTGACTGACCGCAGTTTGGCCGTCCTCGCCAACATGCCGCGGCTGGATCTCGTGACTATCAACGGCAGCTTCACCGATGACGGCTTGCGGCACTTGGAGGGCCTTAAGGGGCTGCGGCATCTGACCATCCGTTCTGCCGGCAACTTCAGTTCGGCCGCCAGGCAGCGCCTCCGCTCGAACCTGCCCAACATTTATGCCTTCGCGCTGGACCAGGACCGGGCCGTCGGCAGCACCGCCACCGCCTCCGCTCATCCCAAGCCCGGCACCCTCGCCCCTGATTTCACCGTCACCACCCTCGACGGCGCTAACTTCACACTCTCCAAACAGCGCGGCAAAGTCGTCCTCCTCCACTTCTGGGCCACCTGGTGCACCCCCTGCGTCAAAGGGTTGCCCGCCATGAAGACCTTCCACGACCACATCAAGCGGAAATACGGCGACCGCGTCGTCCTCCTCGACCTCGCCATGGATGATTCCGAGCCCAAACTGCGCAACGTCGTCGCCACGCACAAACTTACTACCCCCCAGGCGCGCATCGGCCAAGGCTCCAAACTGGCCGCCTCCTACGGCGTCACCGGCGCCCCCGACGACCTCATGATTGGCCCCGACGGCCGCATCCTGCTCAACCAGGAAAGCCCCGAAGGCCCTGGCGACACCGAGCGCGTGATTGACCAAGCCCTTGGCCTGGCGGCAAAGGAACTCAAGCCCGCCACCCAGGCCGCCCGCCCGATGGCCGTCCGCCGCCCGGTCGTCGGGCGCAAGTAG
- a CDS encoding S41 family peptidase: protein MARAGLLCWLVSTGCSPPERVDRQHRDGVADAFVPLTRRIEFSFPGNAWLTRREAEEDLDELEWLLEHRYAYLTLRSVDYRAALDSIRAALPDRIARGTFALQLHKLLALFGDGHTLVSDPALETMRGRFLPFLVAESQGRLVAFSGDRKSFLDEQHPFLRKLDGRLLEEWLQVARPTVARGSPQFSRRACLGRLRDIEYLRKELLLPPSDCVQVELESADGASRHTLNLPLSNQRHTSRTGRPGGSDALPLARILPGEIGYLQIYPWLSDSPQFLEGLVSAMGTLRDTRGLVIDLRGNGGGSRAPLRTLFPFFLAPNAPPQVLNVAAYRVGHAYNVLEGRWLYPADWDGWSQAERAAIQTFARGFVPAWPLPCGQFSEWHYFVLSPSTRPECYHYRQPVIILMDSANFSATDIFLGAFKGRHNVTLMGTPSGGGSGRFQSFRLRHSSIQVHLSSMVSFQPGGALYDGNGIQPDVLLEPTSEDLIGKTDSVLDAARRKLRTGRDHE, encoded by the coding sequence TTGGCGCGGGCGGGTCTGCTCTGCTGGCTGGTCTCCACCGGCTGTTCGCCCCCCGAGCGAGTTGACCGCCAGCACCGCGACGGCGTGGCGGACGCCTTCGTGCCGCTCACACGGCGCATCGAGTTCTCATTTCCCGGCAATGCGTGGCTCACCCGCCGGGAAGCCGAAGAAGACCTCGATGAACTGGAGTGGCTGCTGGAACATCGTTACGCCTACCTGACGCTCAGATCGGTGGACTACCGGGCCGCTTTGGACAGCATCCGCGCCGCCCTGCCAGATCGGATCGCGCGTGGCACGTTCGCGCTCCAGTTGCACAAGCTGCTCGCCCTCTTCGGTGACGGACACACTCTGGTCAGCGATCCCGCCCTGGAGACAATGCGCGGCAGGTTCTTGCCGTTCCTGGTCGCCGAATCCCAAGGCCGTCTGGTTGCCTTCAGCGGCGACCGCAAAAGCTTCCTCGATGAGCAACACCCTTTCCTGCGCAAGCTCGATGGCCGGCTGCTGGAGGAATGGCTCCAGGTCGCCCGTCCAACGGTTGCCCGGGGCTCGCCGCAGTTCAGCCGCCGCGCCTGCCTCGGCCGGTTGCGCGATATTGAATACCTTCGGAAGGAACTCCTGCTCCCGCCCTCGGACTGCGTGCAAGTCGAGCTGGAGTCGGCTGATGGAGCCAGCCGACACACCTTGAACCTGCCGCTCAGCAACCAGCGCCACACCTCCCGAACCGGCCGCCCAGGGGGCTCCGACGCCTTGCCCCTGGCTCGCATCCTGCCCGGCGAAATCGGCTACCTCCAGATCTACCCATGGCTGTCGGACAGTCCGCAGTTCCTCGAAGGGCTGGTGTCCGCCATGGGAACTCTCCGGGACACCCGAGGTCTGGTCATTGACCTGCGCGGCAACGGTGGTGGCAGCCGGGCGCCGTTGCGCACCCTCTTCCCCTTCTTCCTGGCTCCGAACGCTCCCCCGCAGGTGCTGAATGTCGCCGCCTACCGCGTGGGCCACGCCTACAACGTGCTCGAGGGCCGCTGGCTGTATCCAGCCGACTGGGACGGCTGGTCGCAGGCCGAACGCGCCGCAATCCAGACCTTCGCGCGTGGATTCGTTCCCGCCTGGCCTTTGCCTTGCGGCCAATTCAGTGAGTGGCACTACTTCGTCCTCAGCCCTTCCACCCGCCCGGAGTGTTACCATTACCGCCAGCCCGTGATCATTCTCATGGACAGCGCCAACTTCAGTGCCACCGACATCTTTCTGGGCGCTTTCAAAGGCCGGCACAATGTGACCCTGATGGGCACCCCGAGCGGTGGGGGCAGTGGACGCTTCCAGTCGTTCCGGCTGCGCCATTCCAGCATCCAAGTCCACCTCTCCTCCATGGTCTCCTTCCAGCCCGGGGGTGCTCTCTACGACGGCAACGGCATCCAGCCTGATGTCCTGCTCGAACCGACCTCCGAGGATCTCATCGGCAAGACCGATTCCGTTCTCGACGCCGCCCGTCGTAAGCTCCGAACCGGACGGGATCATGAATAA
- a CDS encoding sigma-70 family RNA polymerase sigma factor has protein sequence MPTRFMGAHLTSSRAVPLQPYTGGPEADAFAAIVRLYGGMVYGTGLRITGDAHHAADVAQETFFQLLQNAGRITGSLSGWLHQVATRRAIDLVRRDSSRRRREEAYAAQAAVETDSWADISPLVDEALGELEAPSRDLIIRHFLKGERMVEIAAADGVSQPTISRRVEHALAALRERLRLKGVLVAATVLGGLLDSSAGSALPTSVMAELGKMSALSAGVAGAAGKTALGALKIKVAAAALIALTGASGYVVYRTVNPPSPSASNSATPATPSTGIAAVPKASAGKRMAVVAQRKGVAPIVNTNRSPASANRQGVRP, from the coding sequence ATGCCGACACGGTTTATGGGCGCGCACCTGACCAGCAGCCGAGCCGTCCCGCTCCAGCCCTATACGGGGGGCCCGGAAGCCGACGCTTTCGCTGCCATCGTCCGTCTTTACGGGGGCATGGTTTACGGCACCGGCCTCCGCATCACCGGCGACGCCCACCACGCCGCCGATGTCGCCCAGGAGACCTTCTTCCAACTGCTCCAGAACGCCGGCCGGATCACAGGTTCCCTGAGCGGCTGGCTCCACCAGGTGGCGACCCGCCGCGCGATTGACCTGGTCCGCCGCGACAGCTCCCGCCGCCGCCGCGAGGAAGCTTACGCCGCCCAGGCTGCCGTCGAGACCGATTCCTGGGCGGACATCTCCCCCCTGGTGGACGAGGCCCTGGGCGAGCTGGAGGCGCCCTCGCGCGACCTCATCATCCGGCACTTTCTGAAAGGCGAGAGGATGGTCGAGATTGCGGCGGCTGATGGCGTGTCGCAGCCCACGATTTCCCGCCGCGTCGAGCATGCGCTGGCCGCGCTGCGTGAGCGGCTGCGTCTCAAGGGTGTGCTGGTCGCTGCCACTGTGCTGGGTGGGCTCCTGGACAGCTCCGCGGGCTCAGCGCTGCCCACCTCCGTGATGGCGGAGCTGGGCAAAATGAGCGCCCTCAGCGCCGGGGTGGCTGGCGCTGCCGGCAAGACCGCCCTCGGCGCCCTCAAGATCAAGGTAGCCGCCGCCGCCTTGATCGCCCTGACCGGCGCGAGCGGATATGTGGTGTATCGGACCGTTAATCCGCCTTCGCCGTCGGCCTCCAACTCGGCCACGCCCGCGACTCCGAGCACTGGCATTGCGGCCGTGCCCAAAGCGTCTGCGGGCAAGCGGATGGCGGTCGTTGCCCAACGCAAGGGGGTTGCCCCCATCGTCAACACGAACCGCAGCCCGGCCTCCGCCAATCGGCAGGGGGTGAGGCCCTAG
- a CDS encoding pitrilysin family protein yields the protein MPHNPPSSDAIPAIPPGVTLTTLDNGLTIIVREDHSAAVVSAQAWCMAGSIHEGKWLGAGLSHVLEHMLFKGTTKRPGSRIDQEVQEAGGYMNAYTSFDRTVFHIDVPNTGAKVALDVLCDIMQNATLPPDELAREQQVILREMDMNTDDPGRRAGRRLFETAYTRSPYRLTVIGYPDIFNELKPDDIRGYYHENYAPNNVFYVVAGDVKPDEVVAQIRAAYSQTKARALPPKVLPEEPRQTAPREVIEEAPIELGHFHVAWHIPELRHPDVPALDVLAALLGHGRSSRLYQSVREQKGLVHSVDAWTYSPGQPGLFGLSAMVDPDKFAPARNALLDEVEKMKAVSVPANELNKAVKQFISGTLAARKTMQGQAQDLGGSWLAASDLNFSERYLAAVKRVTPDDLQRVACDYLTPENRTLYSLLPEGTAPRPVAASETFREHPVQKIELANGLRLLVKEDHRLPFVEFRAVFKGGVLAETADNNGLTQLTGKLLLKGTARRSAEDIAREIESVGGSIDSYGGNNSFGVNAEVLSGDFSTGLDLLADALLNPAFPAPALEREREVQLAAIRDQKDHLLHSASLAMRRALFGPTGYGLDALGSESSVQNIQVADLRSFHAQFARPNNCVLAIYGDIQTAQVKAAVEKSFASWQASSLAAEQARPSPLAPLTSPRRVSETRDKKQAVLVIGYQGTTVRDADRYALDLLHEACSDLGSRLFLRIREKLGLAYYVGAQNVVGLAPGYFAFYAGTAPEKAALVEAELLKEADLLRAEGLTAEELKRAKAKIIGQRKIARQDLGSFATTTALDELYGLGYAYTDTEDALYEAVTLDQLKVIAQKYLLPNALVISLVQPDSQSGSTSSS from the coding sequence ATGCCCCATAACCCACCCAGCTCGGACGCTATCCCCGCCATCCCGCCGGGCGTGACGCTGACCACGCTCGACAACGGGCTGACCATCATCGTGCGTGAGGACCATAGCGCGGCGGTCGTCTCGGCCCAGGCCTGGTGCATGGCCGGCAGCATTCACGAGGGCAAGTGGCTGGGCGCGGGACTCTCCCACGTGCTGGAGCACATGCTCTTCAAGGGCACCACCAAGCGCCCCGGCAGTCGCATTGACCAGGAAGTGCAGGAGGCGGGCGGCTACATGAACGCCTACACCTCCTTCGACCGCACCGTGTTCCATATTGACGTGCCCAACACCGGCGCCAAGGTCGCCCTCGACGTCCTGTGCGACATCATGCAGAACGCTACCCTGCCGCCGGATGAGCTGGCCAGGGAGCAGCAAGTCATCCTGCGCGAAATGGACATGAACACCGACGACCCCGGCCGCCGCGCCGGCCGCCGCTTGTTCGAGACCGCTTACACCCGCAGCCCGTATCGCCTCACCGTCATTGGCTACCCGGACATCTTCAACGAACTCAAGCCCGACGACATCCGCGGCTACTACCACGAGAACTACGCCCCCAACAACGTCTTCTACGTCGTGGCGGGCGATGTAAAACCGGACGAGGTAGTCGCCCAAATCCGCGCGGCCTACTCACAGACCAAAGCCCGCGCCCTGCCGCCCAAAGTGCTGCCCGAGGAACCCAGGCAGACCGCCCCGCGCGAGGTGATCGAGGAAGCCCCCATCGAGCTTGGCCACTTCCACGTCGCCTGGCACATCCCCGAACTCCGGCACCCGGACGTGCCGGCCCTCGACGTGCTGGCCGCCTTGCTCGGGCATGGCCGCAGCTCCCGCCTCTACCAGTCGGTGCGCGAGCAGAAGGGCCTCGTCCACTCCGTAGACGCCTGGACCTACAGCCCCGGCCAGCCCGGCTTGTTTGGCCTGAGCGCCATGGTGGACCCGGACAAGTTCGCCCCGGCACGCAACGCCCTGCTGGACGAAGTCGAAAAGATGAAGGCGGTTTCTGTCCCCGCCAACGAGCTGAACAAAGCGGTCAAGCAATTCATCTCCGGCACGCTCGCCGCCCGCAAGACCATGCAAGGCCAGGCGCAAGACCTCGGCGGCAGCTGGCTCGCGGCCAGCGACCTGAATTTCTCCGAACGCTACCTGGCTGCCGTCAAGCGCGTCACTCCCGATGACCTTCAGCGCGTTGCCTGCGATTACCTCACCCCGGAAAACCGGACGCTCTACTCGCTCCTGCCCGAGGGGACCGCGCCCAGGCCGGTCGCCGCCAGCGAGACCTTCCGCGAGCATCCCGTGCAGAAGATCGAGCTCGCCAACGGCCTGCGCCTGCTCGTAAAGGAAGACCACCGCCTGCCGTTCGTCGAATTCCGCGCTGTGTTCAAAGGCGGGGTGCTGGCCGAAACCGCCGACAACAACGGTCTCACCCAGCTCACCGGCAAACTGCTGCTCAAAGGCACTGCGCGCCGTTCCGCCGAGGACATCGCCCGCGAAATCGAATCCGTCGGTGGCAGCATTGACAGCTACGGCGGCAACAACAGCTTCGGCGTCAATGCCGAGGTCCTGAGCGGCGACTTCTCAACCGGACTGGACCTCCTGGCCGACGCGCTGCTGAACCCCGCCTTCCCCGCCCCGGCGCTGGAGCGTGAGCGCGAGGTCCAGTTGGCCGCCATACGCGACCAGAAGGACCACCTGCTCCACAGCGCCTCACTGGCCATGCGCCGCGCCTTGTTCGGCCCCACCGGTTACGGCCTGGACGCCCTTGGCAGCGAGTCCAGCGTGCAGAACATCCAGGTCGCCGACCTCAGATCCTTCCACGCCCAATTCGCCCGCCCCAATAACTGCGTCCTCGCCATCTACGGCGACATCCAGACCGCCCAAGTCAAAGCCGCCGTCGAAAAGTCCTTCGCGTCCTGGCAAGCCAGTTCCCTGGCAGCGGAACAAGCGCGCCCTTCGCCCCTCGCTCCTCTCACCTCTCCGCGCCGCGTCAGCGAAACCCGCGACAAGAAGCAAGCGGTTCTCGTCATTGGCTACCAGGGCACAACCGTCCGCGACGCCGACCGTTACGCGCTGGACCTCCTGCACGAAGCCTGCAGCGACCTTGGCTCGCGCCTTTTCCTGCGCATCCGTGAGAAGCTTGGCCTGGCCTATTACGTTGGCGCGCAAAATGTCGTCGGCCTCGCCCCCGGCTACTTTGCCTTTTACGCCGGCACCGCGCCCGAAAAGGCCGCCCTGGTGGAAGCTGAACTCCTCAAAGAAGCCGACCTCCTGCGCGCCGAAGGGCTCACCGCCGAAGAACTCAAGCGCGCCAAGGCCAAGATCATCGGCCAGCGAAAGATCGCCCGCCAGGACCTCGGCAGCTTCGCGACAACCACCGCCCTGGACGAACTTTACGGCCTCGGCTACGCCTACACCGATACCGAAGACGCCCTTTACGAAGCGGTTACCCTCGACCAGCTCAAAGTCATCGCGCAGAAATACCTCCTGCCCAACGCGCTGGTCATCTCCCTCGTCCAGCCTGATTCTCAGTCCGGCTCGACCTCGTCGTCGTAA